Proteins co-encoded in one Haloarcula sp. CBA1127 genomic window:
- a CDS encoding helix-hairpin-helix domain-containing protein yields the protein MEVDGILMVGAALVILFGNAYEAVAERFGDWWDDGSEQTAVDEVHQLYLDDEIDEDELEDRLEILVDGRARTIRDLADDEHGIGEEISRNVAREFDTVGEFVAADVEELKAIDDVGQERAERLDRIDPK from the coding sequence GTGGAAGTTGACGGGATTCTGATGGTCGGTGCGGCACTAGTCATCCTCTTCGGGAACGCCTACGAGGCCGTTGCCGAACGCTTCGGCGACTGGTGGGACGATGGCTCGGAGCAAACGGCCGTCGACGAGGTTCATCAACTGTATCTGGACGACGAGATCGACGAGGACGAACTGGAGGACCGGCTCGAAATCCTCGTGGACGGTCGGGCCCGCACGATTCGAGACCTCGCCGACGACGAGCACGGGATTGGCGAAGAGATATCCCGCAACGTCGCTCGCGAGTTCGACACGGTTGGGGAATTTGTGGCTGCTGATGTTGAGGAGCTCAAAGCAATCGATGACGTTGGCCAGGAGCGAGCAGAAAGACTAGATCGGATTGACCCCAAGTGA
- a CDS encoding Cdc6/Cdc18 family protein, with translation MITKTQVFDDTYFPRRLRHREAEMDFVTNAFEPAVRGQQADDVLIHGPQGVGKTILARYALNHLTQRTAVQHARIGCLGKSTAGIVRTVLEDLPGPDPHSTMPREDLCLELQERVDEPTIVVLDEADDLPFTDALGRLADVDGLSMVVVCHDDDGWLSHVDDSIRHRFVGNIVELGTYGVDELADILEERRQVGLEPGVIDEDQLRTLADMTAGKARRAIFALRAAAELAHDRRHREIRSEDIDDSLDRADQRLRQEHLASLPYHHHVVYEIVRRHGPLTSSELHDTYERTAESLYQSTEQTPIGERARRNKLSKLEAYDMIEVLGENRHREYQVCDTEVKSELEFRIRAT, from the coding sequence ATGATAACTAAAACGCAGGTTTTTGACGACACGTATTTTCCTCGTCGTCTCCGCCATCGCGAAGCCGAGATGGACTTCGTGACGAATGCGTTTGAGCCGGCAGTCCGCGGTCAGCAGGCTGATGATGTGTTGATTCACGGTCCTCAAGGCGTCGGCAAGACGATTCTCGCTCGGTACGCACTCAATCACCTCACACAGCGTACCGCCGTACAACACGCACGTATCGGCTGCCTGGGCAAGTCAACGGCCGGTATCGTCCGTACCGTCCTCGAAGACCTTCCGGGACCCGATCCGCACTCGACAATGCCTCGCGAAGATCTCTGTCTTGAGCTCCAGGAGCGCGTCGACGAGCCGACCATTGTGGTCCTCGACGAGGCCGACGATCTCCCGTTCACTGACGCACTGGGTCGGCTTGCCGATGTCGACGGACTCTCGATGGTCGTCGTCTGCCACGATGATGACGGGTGGCTCTCGCATGTCGACGACTCGATTCGGCATCGGTTCGTCGGCAACATCGTTGAACTGGGGACCTACGGCGTCGACGAACTCGCGGATATCCTTGAGGAACGACGGCAGGTCGGCCTCGAGCCCGGCGTGATCGATGAGGACCAGCTGCGGACGCTCGCCGATATGACTGCTGGGAAAGCCCGGCGAGCAATCTTCGCCTTGCGGGCCGCCGCCGAGCTGGCACACGACCGCCGCCATCGCGAAATCCGTAGCGAGGATATCGATGATTCACTGGACCGGGCAGACCAGCGACTCCGCCAGGAGCATCTCGCATCGCTTCCGTATCATCATCACGTGGTCTACGAAATCGTGCGGCGACACGGGCCACTCACCTCCTCGGAACTGCATGATACCTACGAGCGGACAGCCGAGTCTCTGTATCAAAGTACCGAACAGACGCCGATCGGCGAGCGAGCGCGACGGAATAAGCTCTCGAAGTTGGAAGCGTACGACATGATTGAGGTCCTCGGAGAGAACCGACACCGGGAGTACCAAGTCTGTGATACTGAGGTCAAATCAGAATTGGAGTTCAGGATTCGCGCTACCTGA
- a CDS encoding winged helix DNA-binding protein — MSLNYDKLAYIVSSDNRIAVMETLRDSPSTPSTIAKATDRDIAHISRAIQELREKGHVELKVSESVRKGRIYGLTEQGAMLAGDLSEVNTGR, encoded by the coding sequence ATGAGTCTCAACTACGACAAATTGGCCTATATCGTCTCAAGCGACAACCGCATCGCCGTCATGGAAACGCTTCGCGACAGCCCGTCGACGCCGTCGACCATCGCGAAGGCTACCGACCGAGATATTGCGCACATCTCCCGGGCGATCCAGGAGCTCAGAGAGAAAGGCCATGTCGAACTGAAAGTCTCCGAATCGGTCAGGAAAGGTCGCATCTACGGGCTGACCGAACAGGGAGCGATGCTCGCGGGCGATCTCTCGGAGGTGAATACTGGCCGATGA